Proteins encoded by one window of Salmonirosea aquatica:
- a CDS encoding SGNH/GDSL hydrolase family protein, giving the protein MSGGGNDVLGDEFQFFLREVPDPADATPKRYLNEKFFDTMATLSSQYDDMFTELLDRYKDLHIMVHCYDFIIPVDTENPANKKKQSWSGKHMIAKKIGPQDEREKLIHFILDEFARRLTDLVSKPKFKGKVTFVDTRGLVDRNTWFDEIHPTNPGFQLVGDKFIREIEQVRKQVDF; this is encoded by the coding sequence GTGAGTGGCGGCGGTAATGACGTGCTGGGTGATGAATTTCAGTTCTTCCTGCGCGAGGTACCCGATCCAGCCGATGCTACCCCCAAGAGGTACCTGAACGAGAAATTCTTCGACACCATGGCCACGCTGTCTAGCCAGTACGACGACATGTTCACCGAGCTGCTGGATCGGTATAAGGATCTGCATATCATGGTGCACTGCTACGACTTTATTATTCCGGTGGATACCGAAAATCCCGCCAATAAAAAGAAACAGAGCTGGAGCGGCAAACACATGATTGCCAAAAAGATCGGTCCGCAGGACGAGCGGGAAAAATTGATCCACTTCATTCTGGACGAGTTTGCCCGGCGGCTCACCGATCTCGTCAGCAAACCGAAATTCAAAGGGAAGGTCACTTTTGTGGACACGCGCGGTCTGGTAGACCGCAATACCTGGTTTGACGAAATCCATCCGACCAATCCGGGATTTCAACTGGTGGGGGACAAATTTATCCGCGAGATTGAGCAGGTTCGGAAACAGGTGGATTTTTAG
- a CDS encoding caspase family protein — MRFDTLTQIEDRFRTEAASALKPFSLPVPGENLTLKGTLFKPNRSDYYYESAHPKQRIVLHFTAGNVRSDMLTLTQQGRHVSVPFVIARDGTIYQLFPSKFWSGHLGAGVGNSGTGNAQDKATIGIELSNYGFLMPKDGNLETIYSRLRDSNTGKIGPVDLYTSLANTQAYTKIDHPFREQSHYASYTPEQLDSLIILLRYLTAKYNIPRQFLPPEKRYTTNSDVVNFKGIVSHINYRSSGKWDIGPAFDWKTVITGVQVPTYLARSVQETSVARGMGTILTSEEEIEAQFPASREITAPEEEATDNEGYNPNDYDEKPVLDDDRTASKKKVYALLVGINNYARVRKLGGCLNDVAAVRRYLESNTDFDAIIEELTDADATRQGVAEGFRNFLSQADQDDTVLFYYSGHGTQETADAIWDETDDALECIVCYDGGTTKTSQFLLTDKELRFLIHELSEKTKAHIVTIFDCCHSGDNTRNAGATEANYPDRNERRVTDKAGNAFPKRDWDEFLFSDTIKKDSVNGKKPADFLPQGTHVQMAACESDQVALEIAREGVFTKTLLKMLTDSGGNISYNTLRSRIRQYMRAGFEQTPRVYLPTNAGKLLNAGFLNRRIDPQKMICEGTQDKNGTWQLNVGAIHGVKSTSDITLFDPDDLQKTFKAKVRKGGVFVDYTLLNVIGLDDDTIYKAEVAGLLTQELVLEVENHDGTLKEANELTDELLKNASGGFSFGGEKEAKAEKDSGKAKPADYTLHIRSGEMYLTRPGDPYRPLIRPIQYVQDEGTKDTTSVLANLQHVSRWHFIKNLKNEDKPSDFPVQPLTVELSRIQADGTSTPINLANDTAELDYEKVGNDWKGTIQIKVTNATAQDLYFCAAYLSKEFQCFLDFLPQRVQLLEAGKSLFLGPNGKDRINLKLGTVEREYNWPQTEEALKFIISTKEFVAEALTLEELPKPLTSGDRRKDLKDRTRGFDTEEDKPLEFSGWGTQTLNLVFRNPMFNHIPATTLKALLDWDETAYFAAGLYCDVESDATGQPIIWKLKKGLVVPEDERNLFDDIKLWLGNQVETAQRRKRYRNLKKDPARLRIVAEGDSWFQYPILLQDTLDQLYKCYAIRSFAEAGDTLKNYVKKKSTWMRLKKKGQKFSW; from the coding sequence ATGCGCTTCGATACCCTTACCCAGATCGAGGATCGCTTCCGTACGGAAGCCGCTTCCGCGCTCAAACCTTTTTCCCTGCCCGTTCCCGGCGAAAACCTGACTCTGAAAGGTACCCTGTTTAAACCCAATCGAAGCGATTACTACTACGAGTCGGCGCATCCCAAGCAACGCATTGTCCTGCACTTTACAGCGGGCAACGTCCGTTCAGACATGCTCACCCTAACTCAGCAGGGCCGCCATGTGTCGGTACCTTTCGTCATTGCCCGGGATGGTACCATCTACCAATTGTTTCCCTCCAAATTCTGGTCGGGGCATCTGGGGGCAGGGGTGGGCAACTCGGGTACCGGCAATGCGCAGGACAAGGCTACGATCGGCATAGAGCTGTCTAACTACGGATTTTTGATGCCCAAGGACGGAAATCTGGAAACGATCTATTCTCGACTCAGAGATTCCAATACCGGCAAAATTGGCCCCGTGGACCTATATACTTCGCTGGCCAACACCCAGGCTTATACCAAAATTGACCATCCCTTCCGTGAGCAAAGTCACTACGCCAGCTACACGCCCGAGCAGCTCGACAGCCTGATCATCCTGCTAAGGTACCTTACGGCGAAGTACAATATTCCCCGGCAGTTTCTACCGCCCGAGAAACGCTATACTACGAATTCGGATGTAGTCAATTTCAAAGGAATTGTTTCGCACATCAACTACCGTAGCAGCGGCAAGTGGGACATCGGCCCGGCTTTCGACTGGAAAACTGTCATTACTGGCGTACAGGTACCCACCTACCTTGCCCGCTCGGTTCAGGAAACTTCCGTTGCTCGGGGAATGGGTACTATACTAACTTCGGAAGAGGAAATCGAAGCACAATTCCCCGCGAGTCGGGAAATAACAGCTCCTGAGGAGGAAGCTACCGACAATGAAGGCTACAATCCCAACGACTACGACGAAAAACCAGTACTGGACGACGACCGTACGGCTTCAAAAAAGAAAGTATACGCGCTGCTGGTGGGCATCAACAACTACGCCCGGGTGAGAAAACTAGGGGGCTGCCTCAACGATGTCGCGGCGGTGCGAAGGTACCTCGAATCGAATACGGACTTTGATGCCATAATTGAAGAACTCACTGATGCTGACGCGACCCGACAGGGCGTGGCCGAGGGTTTCAGAAACTTTCTGAGCCAGGCAGACCAGGACGATACCGTACTATTTTACTACTCAGGCCACGGTACCCAGGAAACGGCCGATGCGATCTGGGACGAAACGGATGACGCTCTGGAATGCATTGTGTGCTATGACGGGGGTACCACGAAGACGTCCCAGTTTCTGCTTACGGATAAGGAGCTCCGTTTCCTGATCCACGAGCTATCGGAGAAAACCAAAGCCCACATCGTCACGATTTTCGATTGCTGCCACTCGGGTGATAACACCCGCAACGCGGGCGCCACCGAAGCCAACTACCCCGACCGGAACGAGCGCCGGGTCACCGACAAAGCGGGTAATGCCTTTCCCAAACGGGACTGGGATGAGTTTTTGTTCAGCGACACTATTAAAAAGGACTCGGTGAATGGGAAGAAGCCCGCCGATTTTCTGCCTCAGGGTACCCACGTGCAGATGGCCGCCTGTGAGTCGGATCAAGTGGCGCTGGAGATCGCCCGAGAGGGCGTTTTTACCAAAACCCTGCTCAAAATGCTTACCGATAGCGGCGGGAATATTTCGTACAATACCCTGCGCAGCCGTATCCGGCAATATATGCGGGCGGGCTTCGAGCAAACGCCTCGCGTGTACCTGCCCACTAATGCCGGGAAACTCTTGAACGCAGGATTTCTGAACCGCCGGATCGACCCGCAGAAAATGATCTGCGAAGGCACTCAGGACAAAAATGGTACCTGGCAATTGAATGTGGGGGCCATTCACGGCGTAAAATCCACCTCTGATATTACTTTGTTTGATCCGGACGATCTCCAAAAAACGTTCAAGGCCAAAGTACGCAAAGGAGGTGTATTTGTGGACTATACACTGCTTAACGTAATCGGATTGGACGACGATACAATCTACAAAGCCGAAGTGGCGGGCCTCCTGACGCAGGAACTGGTACTCGAAGTGGAGAACCACGATGGTACCCTCAAAGAGGCAAATGAGCTCACCGACGAGCTCCTGAAAAATGCCAGCGGCGGATTTTCGTTCGGGGGAGAAAAAGAGGCCAAAGCAGAGAAAGATTCTGGGAAGGCTAAACCGGCCGATTATACACTGCACATACGCAGCGGCGAAATGTACCTCACCCGGCCTGGTGATCCCTACCGGCCACTGATCCGCCCGATTCAATACGTACAGGATGAGGGTACCAAGGACACCACATCGGTGCTTGCCAATTTACAACACGTGTCGCGCTGGCATTTTATCAAAAACTTGAAAAATGAGGATAAACCCTCAGATTTTCCGGTCCAGCCGCTTACCGTTGAACTGAGCCGGATACAGGCCGACGGTACCTCTACGCCCATCAACCTAGCCAACGACACTGCTGAACTGGATTACGAAAAGGTTGGTAACGACTGGAAAGGTACCATTCAGATCAAAGTCACCAATGCTACCGCGCAGGATTTGTATTTCTGCGCCGCCTACCTCAGCAAGGAATTCCAGTGCTTTCTGGATTTTCTGCCCCAGCGGGTACAGCTGCTGGAAGCGGGCAAATCGCTATTCCTAGGGCCTAATGGTAAAGACCGTATCAACCTCAAATTGGGTACCGTCGAACGGGAATATAACTGGCCCCAAACGGAGGAAGCACTAAAATTTATCATCAGTACTAAGGAATTCGTCGCCGAAGCCCTCACGCTGGAAGAATTGCCCAAGCCTCTGACCAGCGGTGACCGAAGGAAAGATCTGAAAGACAGGACAAGAGGATTTGATACAGAAGAAGACAAACCCCTCGAATTCTCTGGCTGGGGTACCCAAACCCTGAATTTGGTGTTCAGAAACCCGATGTTCAACCACATTCCGGCCACTACCTTGAAAGCTCTGCTCGATTGGGACGAAACCGCCTACTTCGCCGCCGGGCTCTACTGCGACGTGGAATCGGACGCAACCGGGCAACCCATCATTTGGAAATTGAAAAAAGGGTTGGTGGTACCTGAAGACGAAAGGAATCTGTTCGACGATATCAAACTTTGGCTGGGTAATCAGGTTGAAACGGCCCAGCGCCGCAAGCGTTACCGGAATCTCAAGAAAGATCCCGCCCGCCTGCGCATCGTGGCCGAGGGGGATTCGTGGTTTCAGTATCCCATTCTGTTGCAGGATACGCTCGATCAGCTCTACAAATGCTACGCCATCCGCAGCTTTGCTGAGGCTGGGGATACGCTTAAAAATTATGTAAAGAAAAAGAGTACCTGGATGCGATTGAAGAAGAAGGGGCAAAAGTTTTCCTGGTGA